One Candidatus Methylomirabilota bacterium genomic window, ACCGACGTGGTCCGGACGCCCGGCGCGACCCCGTCCTCCCTGCTCTCCGACGTGGCGTCCGCCACCCCGCAGCCCGCCGTGAAGGCGGTCGTGGCCCGGAGCGCCCCGCTGCCGCTGCCCCAGATCGAGAAGTATCCAGTGGAAGTCATCCGGGGGACAAAGGTCAGCGAGCAGGTCTTCGTGCGCGGGCGCGGCGACCTCTGGAGCGAGCAGCACGCGCCCAAGGGAGACCGCTGATGAGAGCGCATCTCGCTCGGCTCGCCGGCTTCGCGCTGGTGGGCCTGGCCGCAGCGGGGGCCACCCCGGGCTTCACCGCGGCCCAGTCCCTCAGTCGGCTGTACCTTGGGGTGGACCGGTCGCACGTGCTGGAGATCTCCGATCCCGCCCGCAAGGTCGCGGTCGCCAACCCGAACATCGCCGACGTCCAGGTGATCAGCCCGACCCAGCTCCTGGTGGTCGGGAAGGCGACCGGGATCACCTCGCTGGTCATCTTCTCGGGCAAGTCGTCGCGCCAGTTCGATCTCGTCGTGCATCCCTCCCCGCTGGGCACGGTCACCGCGCCGAGCGGGGTGGAA contains:
- a CDS encoding pilus assembly protein N-terminal domain-containing protein, which codes for MRAHLARLAGFALVGLAAAGATPGFTAAQSLSRLYLGVDRSHVLEISDPARKVAVANPNIADVQVISPTQLLVVGKATGITSLVIFSGKSSRQFDLVVHPSPLGTVTAPSGVEPPHSVLVQRGGSMTEQLFARDGNQRWQELGQIKPDVVAEPAKK